TTAACTGTAATACTGAAACCATATGAAACATAAAACTTATCCTTTTTCAAACCAAATAATGGCGCAATAGCGTTAGGCTTAAAAAATTGATCATTTAAGAATGTATAACTTAATCCTCCCCAAACATATCCGTTAAAAATTCTCTTTCTTAATTTAACGTTTACATCTGTACGAGATCTTTGACTGGCTTCGAAGTACTCAACAAAAGCAGAAGGTTCAAGTTCTGTATCACGATTAATTCTGTAATTGTAATTTGTGTATACAGAATATCTTCTTAATACTCTAGGCTCTCCTGTTCTAAAGTCATCAACATTCTTATCTAAAAGATTAACAACATTACCACTGATAGCAAATCTTCCAAAACGATACAACATACTTATATCAAAGTTAGAAGTATTTAATACTCTATCTGGTAAGGGTTGACTAGTATTATTCTGAGAAGTATCAATACCGAACTGAATAAAACTGTAACTTAAACCAAACGATAAAAAACTATCATAAACATCACTTAAAATTAAGTGACTCGCTAATGATAAACGCGCTCCTCTTTGAGTAGTGAAACCATTTTGATCATTAAACATTGTTAAACCACCACCAAAACGTTCAGCTAAACGAGCTTCTACTGTTAAGGACTGTGTATCTGGAG
This genomic window from Tenacibaculum sp. 190524A05c contains:
- a CDS encoding type IX secretion system membrane protein PorP/SprF; the encoded protein is MKKYRIIPILFFLVTKLFGQEVDLPQYVNHMADNPFLISPAYAGIGSGLQVRLNGVSQWIGVEDAPDTQSLTVEARLAERFGGGLTMFNDQNGFTTQRGARLSLASHLILSDVYDSFLSFGLSYSFIQFGIDTSQNNTSQPLPDRVLNTSNFDISMLYRFGRFAISGNVVNLLDKNVDDFRTGEPRVLRRYSVYTNYNYRINRDTELEPSAFVEYFEASQRSRTDVNVKLRKRIFNGYVWGGLSYTFLNDQFFKPNAIAPLFGLKKDKFYVSYGFSITVNEIVGFNNGTHMITLGFDYDRRPSLARCTRKMIMF